A window of the Balaenoptera acutorostrata chromosome 13, mBalAcu1.1, whole genome shotgun sequence genome harbors these coding sequences:
- the ZNF84 gene encoding zinc finger protein 84, with translation MTMLQGSFSFEDLSVDFTQKEWQLLDPYQKDLYKDVMLENYSSLVSLGYEVMKPGVILKLEHGEEPWTGDGEIPGSDSPEQVLQVNGHITWHKDNQEKLKNMKQDQECDALGKNFNLSMNFVPLRKSNSDDDIGGLILKHHIDLLIPKADYGKTEPADLNVFDKLFLHTKTEETDTWLKYYECDKYDKASCKKSQIIIYHRTRLGEKLYECSECRKRFSKKSSLIKHQSRHIREIAYGCGKCGRTFPQKSQFITHHRTHTGEKPYSCSQCGKAFSQKSQLTSHQRTHTGEKPYECGECGKAFSRKSHLISHWRTHTGEKPYGCTECGRAFSEKSNLINHQRTHTGEKPFECRECGKAFSRKSQLVTHHRTHTGTKPYGCSDCRKAFFEKSELIRHQTIHTGEKPYECSECQKAFRERSSLINHQRTHTGEKPHGCVQCGKAFSQKSHLLSHQMTHTGEKPFVCTKCGKAFSRKSQLVRHQRTHTGEKPYECSECGKAFSEKLSLTNHQRIHTGEKPYVCSECGKAFCQKSHLISHQRTHTGEKPYECSECGRAFGEKSSLATHQRTHTGEKPYECRDCEKAFSQKSQLNTHQRIHTGEKPYGCSLCQKTFFEKSELIRHQRTHTGEKPYECSECRKAFREKSSLINHQRTHTGEKPFECSDCGKAFSRKSHLIPHQRTHTGEKPYGCSECRKAFSQKSQLVNHQRIHTGEKPYQCSECGKAFSQKSQLINHRRTHTVKKS, from the exons GGGTCGTTCTCATTTGAAGATTTATCTGTGGACTTCACCCAGAAGGAATGGCAGCTACTGGACCCCTATCAGAAGGACTTATACAAGGATGTCATGTTGGAGAACTATAGCAGCCTCGTGTCACTAG GGTATGAAGTTATGAAACCTGGTGTCATCCTCAAGTTGGAGCACGGAGAAGAGCCATGGACAGGAGATGGAGAAATTCCAGGTTCAGACTCTCCAG aacaaGTCTTGCAAGTAAATGGTCACATCACTTGGCACAAGGATAACCAAGAGAAgcttaaaaatatgaaacaagatCAAGAATGTGATGCacttggaaaaaatttcaatctgAGCATGAACTTTGTTCCTTTAAGGAAATCAAACAGTGACGATGACATAGGtggattaattttaaaacatcatataGATTTACTTATTCCAAAAGCAGATTATGGAAAAACAGAACCAGCTGACTTAAACGTATTTGATAAATTGTTTCTCCATACCAAGACTGAGGAAACTGATACTTGGTTAAAATACTATGAATGTGATAAGTATGATAAAGCTAGCTGTAAGAAGTCACAGATTATCATATATCACAGAACCCGTTTAGGGGAGAAGCTCTATGAATGCAGTGAATGTAGGAAACGCTTCAGTAAGAAATCAAGTCTCATTAAACATCAGAGCAGACACATAAGAGAAATAGCCTATGGCTGTGGTAAATGTGGCAGAACCTTTCCCCAGAAGTCACAGTTTATTACACATCACAGAAcgcacacaggagagaaaccttacaGCTGTAGCcagtgtgggaaagccttctcCCAGAAGTCACAGCTGACATCCCATCAGAGGACACATACAGGAGAGAAACCGTATGAATGTGGTGAGTGTGGGAAAGCTTTCTCCCGGAAGTCACACCTCATATCACACTGGAGGacacacacaggagagaagcCCTATGGATGCACTGAATGTGGGAGAGCCTTTAGTGAAAAGTCAAATCTCATCAATCATCAGAGgactcacacaggagagaaacctttTGAATGCagagaatgtgggaaagccttcagcaGGAAATCACAGCTCGTCACACATCACAGGACCCACACAGGAACAAAACCCTATGGATGTAGCGATTGTAGAAAAGCCTTCTTTGAGAAATCAGAGCTCATTAGACATCAGacaattcatactggagagaaaccctatgaatgcagTGAGTGTCAGAAAGCCTTCAGAGAGAGGTCCAGTCTCATTAACCATCAGAGAACCCATACAGGAGAGAAGCCTCATGGGTGTGTCcagtgtgggaaagccttctcCCAGAAGTCACACCTGTTATCACATCAGATGACACACACCGGAGAGAAACCCTTTGTATGCACtaaatgtgggaaggccttcagtAGGAAATCCCAGCTTGTCAGACATCAGAGAACTCACACAGGTGAAAAACCCTAcgaatgcagtgaatgtgggaaggctttcagtgAAAAATTAAgcctcactaatcatcagagaattcatacaggAGAGAAGCCCTATGTTTGCAGtgagtgtgggaaagccttttGTCAGAAGTCACATCTCATTTCACATCAGAGgactcacacaggagagaaaccctatgaatgcagTGAGTGTGGGAGAGCCTTTGGCGAGAAGTCAAGTCTGGCAACCCATCAGAGAACGCACACAGGAGAAAAACCTTATGAATGCAGGGATTGTGAAAAAGCCTTCTCCCAGAAGTCACAGCTCAACACTCACCAGAGAATTCACACGGGAGAGAAACCTTATGGATGCAGTCTTTGTCAGAAAACTTTCTTTGAGAAATCAGAACTAATTAGACATCAGAGAACTCATACAGGAGAAAAaccttatgagtgcagtgaatgtaGGAAAGCCTTCAGGGAGAAGTCAAGTCTCATCAATCATCAGAGGACACATACAGGAGAGAAGCCCTTTGAGTGCAGCGACTGTGGCAAAGCCTTCTCTCGGAAGTCACACCTCATACCACATCAGAGAacccacacaggagagaaaccctatggtTGCAGTGAATGTAGGAAGGCCTTCTCTCAGAAGTCACAGcttgttaatcatcagagaattcataccgGAGAGAAACCTTATcaatgcagtgaatgtgggaaagccttctccCAAAAGTCACAGCTCATTAATCATCGGAGAACTCACACAGTAAAGAAGTCCTAG